A section of the Alkalihalobacillus sp. LMS39 genome encodes:
- the megL gene encoding methionine gamma-lyase — protein sequence MGQEKNRFETKVIHEGYNTNEFAGSLAPPIFQTSTFTFETAEQGEKRFAGEEAGYVYSRLGNPTVTMFEQRMAQLEGGEMALGFASGMAAVSAVLMSLTKSDDHILCSQGVYGCTYGLLELFKEKYNINFDFSAMSSEEELRAAITEKTTCIYVETPINPTMQIIDLKMVAKVANEYSIPVVVDNTFCSPYLQRPLELGCDIVVHSATKYLCGHGDVIAGVAVGTKEMMEEVSFTTRKDVGGVLAPFNAWLLLRGLKTLPVRMDRHCDNAVQIATYLQKHPYVEKVVYPGFGMQDNEQMKKGGGMISFTIKGDKKKAQEFMNKLELIKIAVSLGDAETLIQHPATMTHAVVPEQRREEMGITNNMLRLSVGLEAWEDIQMDLEQALDQMQL from the coding sequence ATGGGTCAAGAAAAAAATCGCTTTGAAACAAAAGTCATTCACGAAGGATATAATACGAATGAATTTGCTGGAAGTTTAGCACCGCCAATATTTCAAACCTCTACTTTTACATTTGAAACGGCCGAGCAAGGTGAAAAACGCTTTGCAGGTGAAGAAGCAGGTTATGTTTACTCAAGATTAGGAAATCCAACGGTGACGATGTTTGAGCAAAGAATGGCTCAACTTGAAGGTGGAGAAATGGCACTTGGTTTTGCTTCAGGGATGGCGGCTGTTTCCGCTGTATTAATGAGTCTTACAAAATCAGATGACCATATTTTATGTTCTCAAGGCGTTTATGGTTGTACGTATGGGTTGTTAGAATTATTTAAAGAAAAATACAATATCAATTTTGATTTTTCAGCGATGAGTTCCGAAGAAGAGCTTCGCGCAGCAATTACTGAAAAGACAACATGCATTTATGTTGAAACACCGATTAACCCAACGATGCAAATCATTGATTTAAAAATGGTAGCCAAAGTGGCAAATGAATATAGTATTCCTGTTGTCGTTGATAATACGTTTTGTTCGCCTTATTTGCAAAGGCCATTAGAGCTCGGTTGTGATATTGTTGTTCATAGTGCGACAAAATATTTATGTGGTCACGGTGATGTGATTGCCGGTGTTGCAGTAGGAACAAAAGAAATGATGGAAGAAGTTTCGTTCACGACGAGGAAAGATGTAGGAGGAGTATTGGCTCCATTTAATGCATGGTTATTATTACGAGGACTAAAAACATTACCTGTGCGAATGGATCGCCATTGTGATAATGCTGTTCAAATTGCAACATATTTGCAAAAACATCCATATGTCGAAAAAGTAGTGTACCCAGGGTTTGGCATGCAAGATAATGAGCAAATGAAAAAAGGCGGCGGAATGATTAGCTTTACCATTAAAGGCGATAAGAAAAAAGCCCAGGAATTTATGAATAAACTTGAACTAATAAAAATTGCAGTGAGCTTGGGAGATGCGGAAACATTAATTCAACATCCCGCAACGATGACTCATGCTGTTGTTCCTGAACAAAGACGGGAAGAGATGGGAATCACAAATAATATGCTTCGACTATCTGTAGGTTTAGAAGCTTGGGAAGATATTCAAATGGATTTAGAGCAAGCGCTCGATCAAATGCAGCTTTAA
- a CDS encoding Lrp/AsnC family transcriptional regulator, protein METITKKIIDPLDLKILDLLQKESQLTNTEIAKIVNLSPPATHARIKRLHKEGYIQKHVAILDAEKLGFDLLSFVFISSNNHKAENLDVLEKALFEMEEVLECHCITGEYDYLLKVANKDRKSLEGFVRKLNKLGITQMQTSLALREVKYSNALPILYEKERTNEHG, encoded by the coding sequence ATGGAAACCATTACAAAAAAAATAATCGACCCGCTCGATTTAAAAATCTTAGATTTACTTCAAAAAGAATCACAGCTGACAAATACCGAAATCGCTAAAATCGTCAATTTATCACCACCAGCTACGCATGCCCGAATTAAACGACTTCATAAAGAAGGCTATATTCAAAAACATGTTGCGATACTAGATGCGGAAAAACTGGGGTTTGATTTGCTTTCTTTTGTCTTTATTAGTTCAAACAATCATAAAGCTGAAAACTTAGACGTATTAGAAAAAGCGTTGTTTGAAATGGAGGAAGTATTAGAATGCCATTGTATAACTGGTGAATATGACTACCTTTTAAAAGTAGCAAATAAAGACAGGAAATCACTCGAAGGATTTGTTCGCAAATTAAACAAGCTAGGAATTACACAAATGCAAACAAGTCTAGCGTTACGTGAAGTAAAATATTCAAATGCTCTTCCGATATTATATGAAAAAGAAAGGACTAACGAACATGGCTGA